A portion of the Candidatus Woesearchaeota archaeon genome contains these proteins:
- a CDS encoding endonuclease V: MDLKKLKEEQIRLSRKLELKDSLEKTELYGGADQAFYKDNIISCFVVLDKDLRLVEKQTAIIQSKIPYIPGFLGYREGPAILEAYNKIENKPDVIFVDGNGILHPRRFGMASQIGLILGKPSIGVAKKLLCGELQDDKVMMEDKVVGKAVKTKEHSNPLYVSPGNMISLKTAVELVKKTIVEPHKMPEPLHLAHKFSKQKRDQMDNPNME; this comes from the coding sequence ATGGACCTCAAGAAGCTCAAGGAAGAACAGATCAGGCTATCCAGAAAGCTTGAACTGAAGGATTCCCTGGAAAAAACTGAACTATATGGCGGAGCTGACCAGGCATTCTACAAAGACAACATAATCTCATGCTTCGTGGTGCTGGACAAGGATCTCAGGCTGGTTGAGAAACAGACAGCTATCATCCAGTCCAAGATACCTTATATACCCGGATTCTTAGGCTATCGGGAAGGACCGGCCATATTAGAGGCTTACAACAAGATAGAGAACAAGCCTGATGTCATATTCGTCGACGGCAACGGCATACTGCATCCGAGAAGGTTCGGGATGGCATCGCAGATAGGGCTGATCCTCGGCAAACCATCGATCGGTGTCGCAAAGAAGCTCCTCTGCGGAGAGCTCCAGGACGACAAGGTGATGATGGAAGACAAGGTAGTCGGCAAGGCAGTGAAGACAAAAGAGCACAGCAACCCCCTGTATGTATCGCCGGGGAACATGATAAGCCTCAAGACAGCAGTCGAGCTCGTCAAGAAGACAATCGTGGAACCGCACAAGATGCCAGAGCCGCTACACCTGGCCCACAAGTTCTCCAAGCAGAAAAGGGACCAGATGGACAATCCCAACATGGAATGA
- a CDS encoding helix-turn-helix domain-containing protein: MDISGLKKIGLTSGEIRLYSALLELGESTRTMLAKKSGISPSKIYDVANRLLEKGIVSSVKKNGVIHFSAANPERIKDFLERKGAEIEREKELVDGMLPALMAKYSGIEAGTDIEVFYGWEGMKTVFNDIARTLKKGDDNYIFGASLGQTPELADRFFNQYYRKVNEKGYTVHIIFNENLRDRMRTNYFQNNPPHEVRYLYQDTFAELNLYKDTVLFIMLLRRPIVIRIRNREAMDACKKFFDTMWGMAKK, from the coding sequence ATGGATATATCAGGACTGAAGAAGATCGGTCTGACCTCAGGCGAGATAAGGCTTTATTCTGCTCTTCTTGAATTAGGGGAATCGACCAGGACAATGCTAGCCAAGAAATCAGGCATCTCCCCATCAAAGATATATGACGTCGCTAACAGGCTCCTTGAGAAAGGCATAGTCTCTTCAGTGAAAAAGAATGGTGTCATCCATTTCAGCGCAGCGAATCCTGAGAGGATAAAGGATTTCCTCGAGAGGAAAGGGGCAGAGATAGAAAGGGAAAAAGAGCTCGTGGATGGCATGCTGCCTGCTCTGATGGCAAAGTATTCAGGGATCGAGGCCGGAACAGACATAGAGGTCTTCTACGGATGGGAGGGCATGAAGACTGTTTTCAATGATATCGCCCGGACCCTGAAAAAGGGAGATGACAATTATATCTTCGGCGCTAGCTTGGGCCAGACACCTGAGTTGGCTGACCGGTTCTTCAACCAATATTACAGGAAAGTAAATGAAAAAGGCTACACTGTCCACATAATCTTCAACGAGAATCTCAGGGACAGGATGAGGACGAATTATTTCCAGAATAATCCGCCCCATGAGGTCAGGTATCTGTATCAGGATACTTTCGCAGAGCTGAACCTTTACAAGGACACAGTCCTGTTCATCATGCTGCTGAGGAGGCCGATTGTCATAAGGATAAGGAACAGGGAGGCCATGGATGCATGCAAGAAATTCTTCGACACAATGTGGGGCATGGCTAAGAAGTGA
- the lysS gene encoding lysine--tRNA ligase produces the protein MEDENRLIAERKRKLDEIKKMGINPYAYKYSATHHSEELQEKYSRLNAEEKTEDTVKVSGRLMILRRMGKVTFSHLQDSRGKIQLYFSKDDLGDGYDLVKLLDIGDIVGAEGMIFKTKTGEVTVLVKKIELLTKSLRPLPDKWHGLKDEDARYRMRYVDLIVNPEVKKTFAIREKLISEMRKFLASKGFLEVETPVLQPIYGGGLAKPFVTHHNALDRQMYLRISNELYLKRLLVGGYDKVFEFSRDFRNEGIDTRHNPEFTIMETMCAYADYLDSMAVVEEMISTLAVEILGKTKLNYQGTEIDLTPPWKKMSMMEAVLEFTGKDFKGIDLETARTYAKELRVEINNEMGVAGIMAAVFDEIVEERIIQPTFVMDHPVEISPLAKKKRGDEDFTERFELIIGGREYANVYSELNDPSVLRENFEKHKELREAGQDETHPVDDDFLCALEYGMPPASGIGIGMDRLAMLFANAGSIRDVIFFPILRKKE, from the coding sequence ATGGAAGACGAAAACAGGCTCATCGCAGAGAGGAAGAGAAAGCTCGATGAGATAAAAAAGATGGGGATAAACCCATATGCATACAAGTATTCTGCGACACACCATTCTGAGGAGCTGCAGGAGAAATACTCAAGACTGAATGCAGAGGAGAAGACAGAAGACACAGTCAAGGTATCCGGCAGACTGATGATACTCAGGAGGATGGGAAAAGTGACATTCTCGCATCTCCAGGATTCAAGAGGCAAGATACAGCTCTACTTCTCCAAAGATGACCTTGGAGATGGATATGACCTCGTGAAACTGCTCGACATAGGAGACATCGTAGGAGCTGAAGGCATGATCTTCAAGACAAAGACAGGAGAAGTGACTGTGCTTGTGAAAAAGATCGAGCTGCTCACAAAATCACTGCGCCCCCTGCCAGACAAATGGCACGGGCTCAAGGATGAGGATGCAAGATACAGGATGAGATATGTCGACCTGATCGTGAATCCGGAAGTCAAGAAGACATTTGCCATCCGTGAGAAACTCATCTCGGAGATGAGGAAATTCCTTGCGTCAAAAGGATTCCTGGAAGTCGAGACACCAGTGCTGCAACCGATATACGGGGGAGGGCTGGCAAAGCCTTTCGTGACCCATCACAATGCACTTGACAGGCAGATGTATCTGAGGATATCGAATGAGCTCTATCTGAAAAGGCTCCTTGTCGGCGGATATGACAAGGTCTTCGAGTTCTCCCGCGACTTCAGGAATGAGGGGATAGACACAAGGCATAATCCAGAATTCACAATCATGGAGACAATGTGCGCATATGCAGACTATCTCGACTCAATGGCTGTGGTCGAGGAGATGATCTCGACGCTTGCTGTGGAGATCCTCGGCAAGACAAAGCTGAACTATCAAGGGACAGAGATAGACCTGACACCTCCATGGAAGAAGATGAGCATGATGGAGGCAGTCCTTGAATTCACAGGAAAAGACTTCAAAGGGATAGACCTGGAGACAGCAAGAACATATGCAAAGGAGCTTCGGGTTGAAATAAATAATGAGATGGGAGTCGCCGGCATAATGGCAGCAGTCTTCGACGAGATCGTCGAGGAGAGGATAATACAGCCGACATTCGTGATGGACCATCCGGTTGAGATCAGTCCCTTGGCCAAAAAGAAGAGAGGCGATGAGGATTTCACAGAAAGATTCGAGCTGATAATTGGCGGAAGGGAGTATGCGAATGTTTATTCTGAACTGAATGACCCATCTGTGCTGCGCGAGAACTTCGAGAAACACAAGGAACTCAGAGAAGCAGGACAGGATGAGACGCACCCGGTTGATGATGATTTCTTATGCGCACTGGAATACGGCATGCCGCCAGCATCTGGCATCGGGATCGGCATGGACAGGCTAGCGATGCTGTTTGCTAATGCTGGGTCTATCAGAGATGTGATATTCTTTCCGATACTGAGGAAGAAAGAGTAA
- a CDS encoding peptidyl-prolyl cis-trans isomerase, which yields MPKQIRASHILVEKEVFCKELIQKLKNGANFEELARQFSKCPSGKKSGGDLGFFGKGQMVPQFENAAMRLKVGEISGPVRTQFGFHIIKKTDER from the coding sequence ATGCCAAAGCAAATACGCGCATCCCATATATTAGTCGAGAAGGAAGTCTTCTGCAAGGAATTGATCCAGAAGCTGAAGAACGGAGCGAATTTTGAAGAGCTCGCAAGGCAGTTCTCTAAGTGCCCTTCGGGCAAGAAGTCAGGCGGTGACTTGGGTTTCTTCGGTAAAGGCCAGATGGTGCCTCAGTTCGAGAATGCTGCTATGAGACTCAAGGTCGGTGAGATATCAGGTCCGGTAAGGACTCAGTTCGGTTTCCATATCATCAAGAAGACTGATGAGAGATGA
- a CDS encoding AbrB/MazE/SpoVT family DNA-binding domain-containing protein: MPRLQSSKNRFSLTIPANVIRLLGWQKGDHIDLESDLKGRLYLKKASSMRQQPHDEIEY, translated from the coding sequence ATGCCACGATTGCAATCATCCAAGAACCGGTTCTCCTTGACTATCCCTGCCAATGTAATCCGATTATTGGGCTGGCAGAAAGGAGATCATATAGATCTGGAGTCCGATCTCAAAGGCAGGTTATACCTGAAGAAAGCATCCTCAATGAGACAGCAGCCACATGATGAGATAGAGTATTAA
- a CDS encoding DUF2116 family Zn-ribbon domain-containing protein, translating to MKRDKKGRFLPGNQAAAKGKVCIWCRNPIPGNMRSDALFCSRSCNETFRLRRKELESKKSGAK from the coding sequence ATGAAAAGAGACAAGAAAGGAAGGTTTTTGCCAGGAAACCAAGCAGCTGCAAAAGGCAAGGTTTGTATTTGGTGCAGGAATCCTATTCCTGGTAATATGAGATCTGATGCATTATTTTGCAGCAGATCATGTAATGAGACTTTCAGGTTGAGAAGGAAAGAATTAGAATCCAAAAAATCGGGTGCAAAGTGA
- a CDS encoding 50S ribosomal protein L37e — translation MAKGTPSMGKKSGKRLHFYCRRCGKRSYHMKTGICSSCGYGNSAKRRKFAWKAQRKK, via the coding sequence ATGGCTAAAGGAACTCCTTCTATGGGGAAGAAGTCAGGTAAGAGGCTTCACTTCTATTGCCGCAGGTGCGGCAAGAGGTCTTATCACATGAAGACAGGCATCTGCTCTTCATGCGGTTATGGCAATTCTGCCAAGAGAAGGAAGTTTGCCTGGAAGGCCCAGAGGAAGAAGTGA
- a CDS encoding small nuclear ribonucleoprotein (Enables 3` processing of polyadenylated mRNAs and tRNA precursors), with the protein MEASRPLDTLNHARDKRVIIELKNSKQIIGKLKAFDIHINTVLAEAEERVDGQVTRKLGTVFIRGDTIIIISPVE; encoded by the coding sequence ATGGAAGCATCAAGACCATTAGACACATTGAATCATGCAAGGGATAAGCGAGTGATAATTGAGCTGAAGAACTCGAAGCAGATCATAGGGAAGCTCAAGGCATTTGATATCCACATCAATACTGTGCTTGCTGAAGCAGAGGAAAGGGTGGATGGCCAGGTCACAAGGAAGCTTGGCACCGTGTTTATAAGAGGGGACACAATCATAATAATATCTCCGGTTGAGTGA
- a CDS encoding 30S ribosomal protein S8e, which translates to MAISQRRSKRKVSGTIYNRKGRGKRKYELGRLPTMTKLGKEKRKTIRVRGGNLKTRLIGAEFANLYDPKTKKYQKAKIKTVADNPANKNYVRRNIITKGTIIDTEAGKARITSRPGQDGILNAVLVK; encoded by the coding sequence ATGGCAATATCACAGAGAAGATCAAAGAGAAAGGTCTCAGGCACGATTTACAACAGGAAAGGCCGAGGCAAGAGAAAATACGAGCTAGGCAGACTGCCGACAATGACCAAGCTCGGCAAAGAGAAGAGAAAGACCATAAGGGTCAGAGGAGGGAACCTCAAGACAAGGCTCATCGGAGCAGAATTCGCCAACCTTTATGATCCCAAGACCAAGAAATACCAGAAAGCAAAGATCAAGACAGTGGCTGACAATCCGGCAAACAAGAACTATGTCAGGCGAAACATCATCACAAAAGGCACAATCATAGATACTGAAGCAGGAAAAGCGAGAATAACAAGCAGGCCCGGACAGGATGGGATCCTGAATGCAGTGCTGGTCAAATAA
- a CDS encoding cysteine hydrolase: MAGTALLVVDLQNDFIEEDSVYGNISIRKNLKRIKSFIDACREKGFLIIYTRHCFSPKKNPIEARLYPELIGEVLKKGTHGWNIHESIYTEDDIIIDKHRYDAFYGTDLESILKKKRIKNIIIIGTMTNVCCDSTARGAMYRDFNVFFCSDLNFTYDKRTHKMSLENINDHFGEVLSSKEILRKLI; this comes from the coding sequence ATGGCAGGAACAGCATTGCTTGTGGTTGATCTCCAGAATGATTTCATTGAGGAAGATTCAGTTTATGGCAACATTTCTATCAGGAAGAACCTGAAAAGGATCAAGTCATTCATCGATGCCTGCAGGGAAAAAGGATTCTTGATAATCTATACAAGGCACTGCTTCTCGCCGAAGAAGAACCCTATTGAGGCCAGGCTTTATCCTGAGCTCATTGGTGAAGTATTGAAGAAAGGCACTCATGGTTGGAATATCCATGAGAGCATTTACACTGAAGATGATATCATAATTGACAAGCATCGTTATGATGCGTTTTATGGCACTGATCTTGAGTCAATCCTTAAGAAGAAAAGGATCAAGAACATAATAATCATCGGCACAATGACAAATGTCTGCTGTGATTCCACTGCAAGGGGTGCCATGTACAGGGATTTCAATGTCTTTTTCTGTTCAGATCTGAATTTCACATATGATAAGAGGACACATAAGATGTCTTTGGAGAATATCAATGATCATTTTGGGGAAGTATTATCTTCAAAAGAGATATTGAGAAAACTTATTTGA
- a CDS encoding 2-oxoacid:acceptor oxidoreductase subunit alpha, whose translation MKTNSFVWKIGGEAGYGIMTAGIAFARCCMRAGLYVFANNEYPSLIRGGHNTYDVRVSEKPAKAPLTKIDLLVALNQDTIDRHKENLNPGAGIVYDKAEMDMSINDVKLYDVPLKAIAKECGNEKLMQNTVAMGASFALLKLPFSHFEDVIKDWFKGKKEDIIQNNIKAAKKGYDHIIENYEPNEFGCKLEPKQGPKKLLICGSEALSVGAIRAGCKLLFQYPMTPSSGVIHYMMNVSRQKDIVVVQPEDEIAAMNMTIGANFAGVRAMTATSGGGFALMAEGLGLAGLSETPVVINLAMRPGPATGLPTHSGQADLRFAMHAAQDEFPRMIMAPGDAEECFYCAMEAFNYAEKYQIPVFILTDKYLAESYESIGFPDQDKVKVDKGKLVLELPELGEKGLFKRYEFTEDGISPRSIPGIKNGLFHSAGDEHDERGFVEEDTENRTRMHAKRLKKFETLKKEVPNPTIYGDEDAEITLISWGSNKGNAMEAMEMLKKEGTNCKLMHIKYVWPFPTQSVKETLSKSKKAVLIENNATAQLGSLIKEHCFIDVEKKVLKWDGRPFHADELHEKLKKAIR comes from the coding sequence ATGAAGACAAACTCTTTTGTCTGGAAAATAGGTGGAGAAGCAGGATACGGCATAATGACAGCAGGCATAGCGTTTGCAAGATGCTGCATGAGAGCCGGCCTCTATGTGTTTGCGAACAATGAATACCCCTCTCTTATCCGCGGCGGACACAACACTTATGATGTCAGAGTCAGCGAAAAGCCGGCCAAAGCACCGCTCACAAAAATAGATCTTCTCGTAGCGCTCAACCAGGACACAATAGACAGGCACAAGGAAAATCTGAATCCGGGAGCAGGTATTGTGTATGACAAAGCAGAAATGGACATGTCCATCAATGATGTCAAGCTCTATGATGTGCCGCTGAAAGCGATTGCAAAAGAATGCGGCAACGAGAAACTGATGCAGAACACAGTCGCCATGGGAGCAAGCTTTGCACTCCTGAAATTACCTTTTTCTCATTTTGAAGATGTCATCAAAGACTGGTTCAAGGGAAAGAAAGAGGATATAATCCAGAACAACATCAAGGCAGCAAAGAAGGGATATGACCATATAATAGAGAACTATGAGCCAAATGAATTCGGATGCAAACTCGAGCCAAAGCAGGGCCCGAAGAAGCTGCTGATCTGCGGAAGCGAAGCGCTTTCAGTCGGAGCAATAAGGGCAGGATGCAAACTACTGTTCCAATATCCCATGACGCCGTCATCAGGAGTGATACACTACATGATGAATGTGTCAAGGCAGAAAGACATCGTGGTTGTGCAGCCAGAGGATGAGATCGCTGCGATGAACATGACAATAGGCGCCAATTTTGCAGGAGTAAGGGCGATGACAGCAACATCAGGAGGAGGATTTGCGCTCATGGCAGAAGGGCTTGGATTAGCAGGACTCTCAGAGACACCTGTAGTGATAAATCTTGCAATGAGGCCGGGACCTGCGACAGGACTTCCGACGCATTCAGGACAAGCGGACCTGAGATTCGCGATGCATGCAGCACAGGATGAGTTCCCGAGGATGATAATGGCGCCAGGAGACGCAGAAGAATGCTTCTATTGCGCAATGGAAGCCTTCAATTATGCAGAGAAATACCAGATACCTGTCTTCATCCTTACAGATAAATACCTAGCAGAGAGCTATGAATCAATAGGATTCCCAGACCAGGACAAGGTGAAAGTGGATAAAGGCAAACTAGTTCTGGAGCTTCCGGAACTTGGAGAGAAAGGCCTGTTCAAGAGATATGAATTCACAGAAGACGGAATAAGCCCCAGAAGCATACCTGGAATAAAGAATGGTCTTTTTCATTCTGCAGGAGATGAGCATGATGAACGAGGATTCGTGGAAGAAGACACAGAGAACAGGACAAGGATGCACGCAAAGAGGCTGAAGAAATTCGAGACACTGAAGAAAGAAGTCCCGAATCCGACAATTTATGGGGATGAGGACGCAGAGATAACACTCATCTCCTGGGGATCAAACAAAGGGAATGCCATGGAAGCGATGGAGATGCTCAAGAAAGAAGGAACAAACTGCAAGCTGATGCACATCAAGTATGTGTGGCCTTTCCCGACACAATCTGTGAAAGAAACATTATCAAAATCAAAAAAAGCAGTGCTGATAGAGAACAATGCGACAGCACAATTAGGATCACTTATCAAAGAACACTGTTTTATTGATGTTGAGAAAAAGGTCTTGAAATGGGACGGAAGGCCGTTCCACGCAGATGAGCTGCATGAAAAACTCAAGAAGGCAATAAGATGA
- a CDS encoding 2-oxoacid ferredoxin oxidoreductase (catalyzes the coenzyme A-dependent decarboxylation of 2-oxoacids, such as pyruvate and 2-oxoglutarate), which translates to MTDMKDFNVAEFPTWCPGCGNFGIWTALKKTFSEMDLKPEDCAVISGVGCHGKFPYWFRSYGFSGLHGRPLPLAQGAKIANHKLNVVVMSGDGDCYGEGGNHFIHACRRNVDITLIVHNNGNYGLTTGQYSPTSRQEYKSKTSPFGVEELPVNPLMTSLTMGATFVARGYAGNMPLLVELIKKGMQHKGFAHIDVLQPCVTFNKIDTYEALNSRVYDLNKEGHDTKDWKKAFEKAQENERMPIGVFYEGDRPSFEQWSPQLKETALVEKKLQPDVRDLLEGFY; encoded by the coding sequence ATGACTGACATGAAGGACTTCAATGTGGCAGAGTTCCCGACATGGTGCCCGGGATGCGGCAACTTCGGGATATGGACAGCACTGAAAAAGACATTCAGCGAGATGGACCTCAAGCCAGAGGACTGTGCAGTCATATCAGGAGTCGGATGCCACGGCAAATTCCCATACTGGTTCAGGAGCTACGGATTCTCAGGACTGCATGGAAGGCCGCTGCCTCTTGCACAGGGAGCCAAGATAGCGAACCACAAACTGAATGTCGTCGTGATGTCAGGAGACGGAGACTGCTACGGAGAAGGCGGGAATCATTTCATACATGCATGCCGCCGCAATGTCGACATCACATTGATAGTGCACAACAACGGCAATTACGGCCTGACAACAGGGCAGTACAGCCCGACATCAAGGCAGGAATACAAATCAAAGACATCGCCATTCGGGGTCGAGGAGCTTCCGGTCAACCCATTGATGACATCACTGACAATGGGCGCCACATTCGTGGCCCGTGGATATGCAGGAAACATGCCCCTCCTGGTGGAACTGATAAAGAAAGGGATGCAGCACAAGGGATTTGCGCACATAGATGTACTGCAGCCCTGCGTCACATTTAACAAGATAGACACATACGAAGCACTGAACTCCAGAGTGTATGACCTCAACAAAGAGGGACATGACACAAAGGACTGGAAAAAGGCATTCGAGAAAGCGCAGGAAAACGAGAGGATGCCTATAGGCGTGTTCTATGAAGGCGACAGGCCGAGCTTCGAGCAATGGAGCCCGCAGCTGAAAGAGACAGCGCTTGTCGAGAAGAAACTGCAGCCGGATGTAAGGGATCTATTGGAAGGGTTCTATTGA
- a CDS encoding YfcE family phosphodiesterase, with amino-acid sequence MKIAIMSDSHDHLEHFDKAIGMIRALGIRTILHCGDLSAPILLKKFAELEFELHMVSGNTNDEYTFMKICCANKHLNHHGIYADLELGGKKIAMVHYPELAEGLASTGKYNIIFYGHDHTSAVKKIGKTILANPGEILGFRNRPSIAVYDTETNEVEIKEVE; translated from the coding sequence ATGAAAATAGCCATCATGAGCGACTCGCATGACCATCTAGAGCACTTTGATAAAGCGATTGGGATGATCAGAGCGCTCGGGATCAGGACAATCCTGCACTGCGGGGACCTCTCTGCACCAATATTATTGAAGAAGTTTGCTGAACTTGAGTTTGAGCTGCATATGGTTTCAGGAAACACAAATGATGAGTACACCTTCATGAAGATCTGCTGTGCAAATAAGCATCTCAACCATCATGGCATATATGCCGACCTTGAATTGGGCGGCAAGAAGATCGCCATGGTACATTATCCAGAGCTGGCAGAAGGGCTTGCATCAACCGGAAAATATAATATCATATTCTATGGACATGATCATACATCTGCAGTGAAGAAGATCGGAAAGACAATACTGGCAAACCCCGGAGAGATATTAGGCTTCAGGAACAGGCCAAGCATTGCAGTATATGACACTGAGACAAATGAAGTCGAGATAAAGGAGGTAGAATAA
- a CDS encoding DUF4870 domain-containing protein, producing the protein MAKLSSDEQMASILSYLGILVLIPWLAIKKKSPFALFHIRQGMLLFIIEVIVWVLVAILSSFLWFMWVAIMPLLQLLFLVVIIVAIVKAFQGEQWKIPLIGDHLDKVEWVK; encoded by the coding sequence ATGGCAAAATTAAGTTCAGACGAGCAGATGGCATCAATCCTGTCATATCTAGGCATACTTGTATTGATACCATGGTTAGCGATAAAGAAGAAGAGCCCATTCGCACTGTTCCACATCAGGCAGGGGATGCTGCTCTTCATCATTGAAGTCATTGTGTGGGTCTTGGTAGCTATCCTGAGCTCATTCCTATGGTTCATGTGGGTCGCGATCATGCCGCTACTGCAGCTGCTGTTCCTTGTCGTGATAATAGTCGCGATAGTCAAGGCTTTCCAGGGAGAGCAGTGGAAGATCCCATTGATCGGAGACCATCTGGACAAGGTAGAGTGGGTCAAGTAA
- a CDS encoding peptidoglycan DD-metalloendopeptidase family protein, whose product MKDRERFSKIIDLDLSRSVILDLTNKNQELSQFDITNPEHFESYIRRKIAENKAQIAIGRYDENRVIYDHSNVFDGTQRRTVHLGIDLWTEPGTKVFSPLAGRVHSFRFNNNVGDYGPTMILEHETDGRFYTLYGHLSLDSLDGLHEGKKIEAGQEIARVGNYPTNGNWAPHLHFQLILDMKGMKGDFPGVASEKDREKMLKLCPDPNIILNLNHL is encoded by the coding sequence ATGAAGGACAGAGAAAGATTCTCAAAGATAATTGATCTTGACCTCAGCAGAAGCGTAATACTTGACCTGACAAACAAGAATCAGGAGCTGAGCCAATTCGATATCACAAACCCAGAGCATTTTGAGAGCTACATCAGAAGGAAGATAGCAGAGAACAAAGCACAGATAGCGATAGGCAGATACGACGAGAACAGGGTGATATATGACCACAGCAATGTCTTTGACGGCACCCAAAGAAGAACTGTGCACCTAGGGATCGATCTGTGGACAGAACCTGGCACCAAAGTGTTCTCCCCATTGGCCGGCAGGGTGCACAGTTTCAGGTTCAACAATAATGTGGGTGATTATGGCCCGACAATGATCCTCGAGCACGAAACCGACGGCAGGTTCTACACATTGTATGGGCATCTCAGCCTGGACTCTCTTGATGGGCTCCATGAAGGGAAAAAGATAGAGGCAGGACAAGAGATCGCCCGAGTCGGCAATTATCCGACGAATGGGAACTGGGCGCCGCATCTGCATTTCCAACTAATCCTTGATATGAAAGGCATGAAAGGGGATTTTCCAGGAGTTGCATCAGAGAAAGACAGAGAGAAAATGCTGAAACTGTGTCCTGATCCGAATATCATCCTTAACTTAAATCATCTTTAA
- a CDS encoding peptidyl-tRNA hydrolase — translation MSFKQVILVRKDLRLPKGKLAAQVAHASVESAYRVSEDKFSTWQSEGSKKVVLYVADLKELLGYQQLAKQEKLVASIITDAGRTVIAPGTVTCLGIGPDEEEKIDKVTGKLKMV, via the coding sequence ATGTCATTCAAACAGGTCATTTTGGTAAGGAAGGATCTCAGGCTTCCCAAGGGCAAGCTTGCTGCGCAGGTAGCTCATGCTTCAGTTGAGTCTGCTTATAGGGTCAGTGAGGATAAGTTCAGCACATGGCAGTCCGAAGGCAGCAAGAAAGTTGTTCTGTATGTGGCTGATCTGAAAGAGCTTCTTGGATATCAGCAGTTGGCAAAGCAGGAGAAGCTTGTCGCATCCATAATAACTGATGCCGGCAGGACAGTCATTGCTCCTGGCACAGTCACTTGCCTTGGCATCGGCCCCGATGAAGAAGAGAAGATTGACAAGGTCACTGGAAAATTGAAGATGGTCTGA